The Eubacterium sp. MSJ-33 genomic sequence CAGAATTTTATAAAGGGTATGGAACATTTAATGAGATGAATTATGTGGCATATGATATTCTTGAGAAGAAGCATCCGCTTGGCGCGGTGACAGTGCTGTACAGTTCTCCGGCACAGGTGCCTGCAATCGTCTCTGCGTTTGCCGGGAATGGACTTTCGATGCGGCTGCTTTCTCATTATCCGATGCAGGAAGATATGTATGTGAGCTTCGTCAGAAATATTCTTGCGTGGGCAGAGGATGAGTTTTCGGAGAAGAAATTGGAACAGATTCTGTCCGGCCCGGGATGTTGTGAAAACTATTTTTGGAGAATCCAGAATGCAGGCAGAAGATGGGAAAACCAATTTGTTCTGGGTGGTGGCTATGAGAGAAATCGGGAGTTTGTAAAGCAGGAACGTGCACTTGATGAGGCAAAGGCAGCAGAACAAGCAGCAGCAGAACAGGCAGCAATGGAGCAGGTAGAAACAGAAGCGGATGCCGATGCAAAGGACAACACAGCATCAGCAGAAAAGAAGGAAATAAATATCTGGGATATGCACACGACGATGCTGGATATTTTCGCGGATAAGAATCAAAACGAATATGGACCGGATGCGTTGGTTGATCCAGCCGAGATCTATGGACGGCTGATGGAATTCGTGAAAATGTATGCTAGAAAAACAACGAAGTATAAGGATTCGGTACCGGCACTTGCGGAGTTGCATGTAGCTATGAAGTTAGAACAGCGCAAAATTCCGTACAGAGAAGTATTTGCGTATATCAAGGAATTTATCGACGGGCTTACCGTGTCAGAGAAGGAAGCTGCGGACGCAATTTCTGTCTGCCGTATGGGAGACTGGGAATTGCTGGATCGTCCGTATGTATATGTGACGGGACTCGCATTAAAGGACATGCAGGGCAATCAGACAGAATCTCCGGTTCTTCGGGATGCGGAGATGGATGCATATTTGATGGGTGGATATCATCCGACGATTGCTCAAGAGGGAGAGCGGAAGAAAACAAATCTGCACCGTACCATTGCGACTTTTGATGGGGAGCAGATTGTATTTGGATATTCGGATTTTGATGTAAACGGATTCTATGAGAATACACCTTCCGAATTCTATACGGAATGCCTGCGTATCTTGCAGGGAGACTCCGTGAAGGAACTTCCGGAATTTGTGTATGGCAATCCGACAGCCGGGGAGAAGTATCCGGTCACAGATAAATGGAACAAGGCAGATTGCAGGCTGTCTGAGGAGACAAGCAGCAGTGCACTGGAGGAACTGCTCTCTTGTCCGAAGAAATATGCTTATGACAGAAATCTGCATATTCCGGAGCGGGAATACAACGAGATCGATTCATCTGTGTGGCTGGATGCGACAACCAGAGGTACATTTTTTCATGAGATTGTAAAGGACTATATGAATCAGTTCCTAACCTGTGATTCTACGGTGTCCTGTGAGAAAGATGCGGAAGCGATAAAGAATGATGTGCGTGAAATCGCGGATAAGATTAAGATTGAAATCCTGAAGATGTGCCCGGCTCCGTACCAGGAACTGGCAGATAAGGAGACTGACCTGCTCGTGGATGCGACAGCGGAGTATCTGCAGGAACTGCATGAGGAGTACCAGAAGGAAGGCTGGCGTACGCTTGTGGCAGAACAGAAGTTTTCAGATGCAAAATTTTCGGTTGATTTATATTCTGATCAGGCGGGCAGGAAGCATGATTTTGTGATAAAGAAAGGCTTCATTGACCGGATTGATTACAGAGTGGACTGGGATAATGAAGAGCTGCACCTTAGAATTGCGGATTATAAGACCGGTAAGCTGAATCATAAGAAAACACAGCTTGAACGGGGGACACTGGTGCAGTATCTGATCTACAAGAATGCATTGATGGATTCCGGAAAATACGAGGAAGAAGACAAAGCTCCGGTTCCCCTGCGTGAGTATGTGCTTGGAATCGTAAGAGAAAGAGAAGCGGCGAAAAATCCTGATTACATGGACGTGGAATGGGAGGTATGTTTCGATGAATTCGAGTATGTATTTCCTCTGGACCAGAAAGAAAACCGCAAATTGTCGATTGCGGAGCATGACATGCAGGGAATCAATGTTACGCGGTTAAAGGTGATTCTGACTGCAATCGAGGATAAAAAGATGTATCCGGACTGTATGGATATGCGGAAAATCGTTGGAGAATATAGTAAGCAGTATGGCAAGAAGGATTCGGGACTGTATGAACTGGCGGATACCATAATAAAAACAAACAATAAAGGTGAACCATGTTGGGCGAAGGAAGAATACAGCGGCTGTGCATATTGTGGATATGCAGATCTGTGCGCACATAGAAAGGCAGGTGAGATTACAAATGCTTAATGAAAAGGAAAAAGAACTGCGCGATGCACTTGGATTGCTAAAGCCCGAAGATGGAAGTAAGAACTATAGCGTCAAAGCCGGGGCCGGTGGAGGAAAGACAACCACCCTCAGTCAGCGTATCTGCAATCAGATCGTGAGCGGCGTGCCTGCCGAAGAGTTTGTGATCATCACCTATACCAACGCGGCAGCGGCAGAGCTGCGTGACAAAATCACGGATGCGTTACGGAAAAAGCTGGAGAAGAAGGAAACCTTGTCTGAAACGCAGATCGGATATGTGAAGAACGCACTTGCTTCCATGGATCTGATGCAGATATCCACGATCCATTCGTTCTTGCTCAAGATTCTGCGTGAACATACCTTTGAAGCCGGAATCACACTGGATGCAGAACTGCTGGAAGAAGATAAAAATGAGAAGCGCAAGGAAAAGTTCTTCAATACATGGTATAAGAACCATATGGATGAAATCGATGCGATAGGGGAAAAGGACGACTGGAAACATATAGCCAAAAAGGGTGGACAGACAGAACACAGGAGGGAAGTGTTCAAAAATATGTTCTTTGATCTGGCGGATGTGCGGGAAGATGTCCGGTATTGTCTGAGTGATCCGGCACCAGAGCTTGCGAAAGAAGCACAGGTTTATGTGGATACCTGGAAACAAAAGTTCCTGAACTATGAACTGGAGTTTAAGAGTAACCAGCCAATGAATAAGAATGGAAAGTTGAAGAAAGTCAATGCGAAACCTCAGAGCATTCTGGATGCAATAGACAAAATTAAAGGTAAGACCGTGTATAACGCGGACGATGCGTGTAGCGTGGCAGATGCGCTGTGTACAATTGTGGAGCTGATTGCAGATGACTATAATTTCTTCGGAAAAACAGGAGGGGTATCAAATCCAATCGGAAGTCTGCGTGCGGTGATAGATACATTTGTGTTGGATGCAGATGAAATGAAATGGAATTTCGGGAAGCGCTATAATGCTGCGATGGATGCATATAAAAGGGTTGCACCGGTTGTCTCTTATGTATGTGAAATGCAGAAGGCATACCAGAAGGAAATAGATGCAAATACAAGGGAATTATCCAACAACGATATTTTGTACCGGACAGACAGACTGTTGAAGCAGCATCCGGATGTCCTGGATGAATTGCGGATGCGGTACTCGAAGATTTATGTGGATGAATTTCAGGATACGACCGGGCTTCAGGCAGGAATTGTGCTGCAGTTATCGGAAAAGCCCGGAACGAAGCTGGAAGACTATGACTTGCAGGAGGATAAGCTGTTAGTCGTCGGTGATCCGAAGCAGTCCATCTATCGGTTTACCGGTGCTGAGAAAGCGGTCTATGATAAGGTGGATCATATTCTGGCGGAGAAAGCGGATACTCTTGCACAGTCGGTTGTGCTGCATCATAATTTCCGCTCAAATGCAGCGATCGTCAACTGGGTAAATAACAGTTACCGGGTGTTGATGGGGGCAGATTATGATGAGATGGAGACGGATTGGAGTGTCACAGATACGCAGGCGCTGCATGGCGTGTATCGGTATGTTCCGAAGCAGTCGGGCGACGGAGAAAACAGCGAACAGGAAAGCGATGCGGAGGCGGTTAGAGGGCTGATCGAAGAGTTGGTCGGAAAGCCATATTGCTTTGTCGAACAGTGTCATAGAAATCCGGACGGTACATTTGCGGAGCCGGAGTTACGGAGAATCCGATATTCCGATATCATGGTACTGTTTCGGAACACAACGAAGATGGATGTGTATGATTCAGTACTGAAACAGGCGGGAATCCCAACTGCATTCCAGGGAAAACAGAAGGTTGCCGGGGAAGAGGTATTGCAGAATTTTGTTATATTGATGGAATATATGGCTTCCTGGTCGGGAAAAAGAGAGCTTGCAGCAATACAGGTCGTGCAGGGACTGGATGTGACAAATACAGATCCGGAAAGCATCAAAAAAGCAGCCGGGAAGCTGCGGGAATTGAAAAATACATTTGCGGATAAGAATATGGGAAGTGCGGCGGTTGCGCAATACCTGTTATCGCATCCGGAACTCTATATGCCGAAGGAGAAAGAGCAGACGCTGGAAGATGTGAAGCGTTATCAGACGCGGTTACATCAGATGGTGGAAGCGTGCATACAAAAAAATGATGGAGATATGCGGATATTGGCAGATCGTATGCGGGAATATCTTGCGAAGAAGGTGGAACGGGAGGTTCCGCTTGAAAATCAGGAGAATGCGGTACGCCTGATGAACGTACATAAGTCCAAAGGACTGACCGGACAGATTGTAATTATTGCAGATCGTTCGAATCAGGAAGGCTGTTGGTATGGCGCGTTCCGGTCAGCCGGGAAATATTATCCGGTGGCAAGGTATAGATATTCAGCATACGGAAATATGAAATCCGTGACGTCACCTGCGTATGTGCACGACAGGAACCTGTTGGATCAGGCATATAGAGAAGAGACGGAGGAAGCAATCCGTCTGCAGTATGTGGCGGCAACGCGAGCTGCACAGGCATTGATCATTATGCCGGCACTTGGAAACAACGTGTGGTTTTCCAATCCGGCGTATGGATATGATAAGCTTCCGGACATCCAGACATGGCTTAGCGAACGCGCAGGCGATGCGGCGGTGAAGATAGACGCAGAGCGCAGACCGGCTTCTGTCACAAATAAAAATTGTGCAGATCTGCAGGTGCAGGTTGCACTCAAAGATGCCATGCAGGACGGAAATCCATATGCGGAAAATACATTGACCAGCATTACACCGAGTGGATTGGAAGCACCGGTAAGCACCGGATATGCTTCTGGTAAGGATGAAGAATATGTCCGGGAGGAGCGGCCGAAGGGAGATGTGTTCGGTGATGTTATGCACCGCGTCTATGAGCTTCTTATTATGCGGTTTAACCGGATTATTGGTATGAGTGATCCGGAGCGGGAAACAGCAGTTGCCCAGGCAATCAATCAGGCAATTTTAGAACATCAGGATGCCATGCGTGCAAACGATCACCCAGACGAATATTTCAGCTTCTTAAAGCGTGTTATGGTAGATCAGGGATATTTGAAAGACGTGATTGCACCGATACTTTCATCTGCGGAAGCGGTATATCCGGAATATGCATTTTCCTTCTATGTGCCGGAGGCAGAGCAGGAACAGTTCAAACAGGATTTTGCCCCGTATCTTAAACTTGCGAAGGTGGAATCCGTGGCGGATAAGATCTGGGTAAACGGAAAAGCAGATTTGGTTGTCGTGAACAAGGATGGATTGGTCAAGGTGTATGATTATAAATCAGATTCCAGAAATGGAAAGCCGCTTGCCGATTTTGAGACAACACTGGCAGGTAAATATGCCGGACAGTTGGCGCTCTACCGGTATGCTATTGGGAAAGCGTTTGGCGTAACCAGAGTGGAAACGGAATTAATCCATTTATATAGGAAAATATAAGATGAAAAATATGAGGGGAGATGCGAAGCCGCAGAAATGTTAGGCCATATTATAAGAAGGAACCATAGAG encodes the following:
- a CDS encoding PD-(D/E)XK nuclease family protein; amino-acid sequence: MKEKGKKNRGIDKMTLEMYLGENIQNRRILVVSDMAKGQALLRKFEKKTGKLVQNVTCLTLDELAKTLFLYFQSRVGYRSEYELIDDTAVSALIRSVFRENASSMRYLVNEKILNLKTTRELARMIQLIRANGWKDEGKQNARLQDVLRLKDLYETKLATEKLLDSIAMKRFVLQALEAEDAGACVAEALAAQINYLAEEVETYTELDKKLLSVIQTDADAEVRVFDPLSVVGNLEHLKGKAEFYKGYGTFNEMNYVAYDILEKKHPLGAVTVLYSSPAQVPAIVSAFAGNGLSMRLLSHYPMQEDMYVSFVRNILAWAEDEFSEKKLEQILSGPGCCENYFWRIQNAGRRWENQFVLGGGYERNREFVKQERALDEAKAAEQAAAEQAAMEQVETEADADAKDNTASAEKKEINIWDMHTTMLDIFADKNQNEYGPDALVDPAEIYGRLMEFVKMYARKTTKYKDSVPALAELHVAMKLEQRKIPYREVFAYIKEFIDGLTVSEKEAADAISVCRMGDWELLDRPYVYVTGLALKDMQGNQTESPVLRDAEMDAYLMGGYHPTIAQEGERKKTNLHRTIATFDGEQIVFGYSDFDVNGFYENTPSEFYTECLRILQGDSVKELPEFVYGNPTAGEKYPVTDKWNKADCRLSEETSSSALEELLSCPKKYAYDRNLHIPEREYNEIDSSVWLDATTRGTFFHEIVKDYMNQFLTCDSTVSCEKDAEAIKNDVREIADKIKIEILKMCPAPYQELADKETDLLVDATAEYLQELHEEYQKEGWRTLVAEQKFSDAKFSVDLYSDQAGRKHDFVIKKGFIDRIDYRVDWDNEELHLRIADYKTGKLNHKKTQLERGTLVQYLIYKNALMDSGKYEEEDKAPVPLREYVLGIVREREAAKNPDYMDVEWEVCFDEFEYVFPLDQKENRKLSIAEHDMQGINVTRLKVILTAIEDKKMYPDCMDMRKIVGEYSKQYGKKDSGLYELADTIIKTNNKGEPCWAKEEYSGCAYCGYADLCAHRKAGEITNA
- a CDS encoding UvrD-helicase domain-containing protein, with the translated sequence MLNEKEKELRDALGLLKPEDGSKNYSVKAGAGGGKTTTLSQRICNQIVSGVPAEEFVIITYTNAAAAELRDKITDALRKKLEKKETLSETQIGYVKNALASMDLMQISTIHSFLLKILREHTFEAGITLDAELLEEDKNEKRKEKFFNTWYKNHMDEIDAIGEKDDWKHIAKKGGQTEHRREVFKNMFFDLADVREDVRYCLSDPAPELAKEAQVYVDTWKQKFLNYELEFKSNQPMNKNGKLKKVNAKPQSILDAIDKIKGKTVYNADDACSVADALCTIVELIADDYNFFGKTGGVSNPIGSLRAVIDTFVLDADEMKWNFGKRYNAAMDAYKRVAPVVSYVCEMQKAYQKEIDANTRELSNNDILYRTDRLLKQHPDVLDELRMRYSKIYVDEFQDTTGLQAGIVLQLSEKPGTKLEDYDLQEDKLLVVGDPKQSIYRFTGAEKAVYDKVDHILAEKADTLAQSVVLHHNFRSNAAIVNWVNNSYRVLMGADYDEMETDWSVTDTQALHGVYRYVPKQSGDGENSEQESDAEAVRGLIEELVGKPYCFVEQCHRNPDGTFAEPELRRIRYSDIMVLFRNTTKMDVYDSVLKQAGIPTAFQGKQKVAGEEVLQNFVILMEYMASWSGKRELAAIQVVQGLDVTNTDPESIKKAAGKLRELKNTFADKNMGSAAVAQYLLSHPELYMPKEKEQTLEDVKRYQTRLHQMVEACIQKNDGDMRILADRMREYLAKKVEREVPLENQENAVRLMNVHKSKGLTGQIVIIADRSNQEGCWYGAFRSAGKYYPVARYRYSAYGNMKSVTSPAYVHDRNLLDQAYREETEEAIRLQYVAATRAAQALIIMPALGNNVWFSNPAYGYDKLPDIQTWLSERAGDAAVKIDAERRPASVTNKNCADLQVQVALKDAMQDGNPYAENTLTSITPSGLEAPVSTGYASGKDEEYVREERPKGDVFGDVMHRVYELLIMRFNRIIGMSDPERETAVAQAINQAILEHQDAMRANDHPDEYFSFLKRVMVDQGYLKDVIAPILSSAEAVYPEYAFSFYVPEAEQEQFKQDFAPYLKLAKVESVADKIWVNGKADLVVVNKDGLVKVYDYKSDSRNGKPLADFETTLAGKYAGQLALYRYAIGKAFGVTRVETELIHLYRKI